The Coffea arabica cultivar ET-39 chromosome 2c, Coffea Arabica ET-39 HiFi, whole genome shotgun sequence genome includes the window TACATAATTTTATACATAATTGGGGCACTTATACCATAATTTGCTTACAGTAATTTGTTGCTTGCTTTTTCACGATATTGGATATAACTGGTTGCAGAGCTTGCTGTTGGTAATGTTGTAAGGCGTGTTTTACATATCATTAGAGAGGAGGATCTCTCTCTCACTGCAGCTGCAATTGGCGGGCTGAGTCTGTCTGCTGGAAGTGACGATGAAGATGATGTTGGGCATGATGAACATCCCGCTTTATCAGCAGCAGCTGTTGCTGCTGCTGCCAGAAGCACTTTGAGGCCTCCCTCCTTGCAAACGCTTCTTGAGGATGTACCACATACAGCAGCTGTTCCTCATACATCTTCTTCAGGAGGCGATTCTGAGGGAAAAAGCAAATGTAAGTATACCATTTTCTCCATTTATATAAATAATCCCATTATTGGTTTCTAGGCGGTTGAATGTGAATTCTTGGTGATTATAGATCCAAGCACCTTGGTTTCTCTGCGGTAGCCATCATGGCTAGTGATTATTCAGTAGTTTACCTATGCTGGTCACCTTGTGTACTTACAAACCATAATTTAATATGTTGGTGTTGCTTTTAAGTGTCTCGGCATTTGACGTGTGCTGCTAATATTTGTTCTCAGCTGCTGATAAGAATTCAAGCACAAAAAGGCTAAAGCATAATGTCATTGAGGCAGTTAATGAACTGATTCAAGACATAGTCACTTGCCATGAACAGATTGCTGAGCAAGCTGTGGAGCATATACATCAAAAGTATCTTTCTTTAATGCTTTTGTGAAAGTTCTTTTATACTTCTAAATACCACTTAAGTTTGTTTTACGTCATCAATCATAGTGGGAACAGGAAATATGTGCTCATGTTATTTATCATATTCTCAAATGAATGAGTATGATCAATTAAAGTTACCTTTGTCATACTAGCATGTTTGTTTGGTTGGCTGGCTGTGGAACTAAGTTCAATACATGCTATTGCAGAAGTCCAGTTACAAGATTCTGTGGGATATGGCTGAAATATTGCCTTCATGTTGGCTACCCACACTAGCTAAAAATGCATTGTGGGAATTGGATTATATATTCTCTAgataatttgttttccttttattgGTTTGATAGAACTTCATTGAACTGAAGTTGCCTTTGCTTTTCTGAAGACAATAGGAAATTgtcacttacatctttgattAAATCCATTTTCTTTGGGAGTACTAGATTGATCTTTGCAATTTTCCTCAAGACTGCTAACTTCATTAAGTTACTATTGACAAATCTAGCTTTGAGTTCTATcttaatttttgtaaaattGGGTAAAGTATGTCACTGTAAGTTTGTCATAACTTAATGACATTTTGCTGTGAAGGAGGATAATAACAACTCAGCTTTATGAAAAAGTAGGTTGTAGTGTGCTTTTTCTCAAGAGAGTTGATGAATGTCTTACCATGTAATGTTTATAGTCATTGAACTGAGGGCTTTGTTTTTTCATTATCTTGTGTTTCTTGATTGTTTTTCATTGTgttcatttatttcttttcccAAAAGTTTTGTTTGgtagtgcttgcttggaattATGGGAGCAATTGATCTTAGTTGAGTTTTAAGTGAATAAGCTTTTCTGAAGCTGAATTCAAATGATTGGACTTGATTGCCAGGGGGTTTTCACATCCTCTGTCAAGCTGGATTTGGTTAGAAAACCTTTAGAATTGATTATTTAGATGCAATATATGTAAGCTTATGTTCCTTTGGAGTTCTTTTCAGCCTTGCTAGGTCTGTTAAAATTGATTAATATGCATGAACAATTAGCCTCCATATGATTGGAAAGATATGGGAAACATTAAGGTATTGTCCCGAAAGAAGAGAATAATCAATATTAGGAATTTTCCCATGTTGTCAGAGTTGAATTTATTATCATTGAAAATGCCTACAATAAAAGGTCAACAAAGGTATTGGCGATCCCAGTGAACTCGTACAGACTTTGGACTAACTAATCTTGGCTTACCTGCTTGTTTAAGGAAAGTGTGGCAACATCCTAATTATAAAACTCAAGCGGGTAATGGTGGTGTCTTTTTAGCTGAGCTTATTATAATGATTAGTATTTTCGAACTACCAGCTCAAGGAGAAATTTACATTAGCCAGGTTATATAAATTGATGCAGCACAAAGAATCTTTAAGGTTAGAAGATAGTTTCAGCATTTTAAGCTCTCAAAATCCGAGAATAAGAGTGTAGAAGTTGGAGTTCAGGAGgaagcaagagagtgagagaaGGAGAAGTAAGAAGCTCTAGGAGTTCCACCTAGACTTCCTTTTGTATTAAGCATATGAGCGTAGGTTGCCTTCATCTCTGTAAGAAAGCAAAGTTGTTGTCAAAATGCTCAATAAAAGacaatttctttccatttcaacCTTCGTAAGCTATTACAACTGACATATATAGAGAAAGAGCTAGCCTTCTGTGCAGAGACGTTTTAAGCACCAAGGGAGCATTGAAGCTAAGAAAATTTAACAACTAAGAAAGCACTCAGTGAAAAGATGTACATCCCCAATTAGATTTGCCACCCGTAGGGGGCGACCACCAAATTTGAGTTCTTATGTCCAACGCTTAGACTTCTAGAAACTCTTAATTTCAGATAATACGTATGCTACCTCTAGTTGATTAAAATAAAGGAAAGCACATGgaatcaattaaaaaaaagcaAGGAGCTCCAGGCTGTTGCTTTCTGGAATTGTCCAAACAGTAATAGTTTTTTTCTTCGCATTCTGCACATCAGCAGTAGAGCCTTCTTCAGCTATGACTTTATAGAAATCTCAGTGATAGCTTGTGTGCTCATAGACATGGTATGGATCTTGCTCTCAGTTAAAGGGAAAGCTAATGGCTCAGCAAATGGCCTATCAGTATGATCTTGCACTCTTGCCAAATATGGTATATTAGCTATTTCTGTATTACTGAATTGGGTGATCTAAGATCCCATATGTTTATTGCAACATGTGGTTCAACTGTATGACGGCTTGGTTAGTATCCTATGCCTAGCACACTACATTTTGAGCAAGCAGTGATTTCGGCTGCTTACCTTTCTATGGGTAACTGTTAGGTAACATTGGCCAGCTTGCCTTCATTGCTTCTCAGTATCTTCTTCACTCTTGTCTCTGTTTTTTCTTCAAGCTTACCTTGCATGTCCATTTCAATCCCTATAAATACCGAAAATTCAAACCTCCATAGAGATAATCATCTCTTACCATTGCATAAAAGTATGGTTCAGACCATTTGCTAGAGTGTATGGATATGTGATTGAAACTAGAATGAAATAGAACCAAATATGAATATAGGCAAAGGAGTGTGTTGGTTCACGTTTTTGCAGCCTGAGATCTAATTGGAAAATGTTTGTAGTAGCTTGAGCTTAAGTCTAGCTCAATAAAAGCTAGTCAAGAATTGATTCAATTGAGGTCCAGTATTTACATTTTGTTTGTCTTTCAATATGTCGAAGTTTATGTGGTGCTACCCCTTTGAACCTTTTAAGTAGTATGTTAGTGTATTTGATATGATACTAGTTGATTTTAATCTGATTATCTGTTGGTTCTTATGTATCTTTTGTTTCAGTGAGGTAATATTGACTTTGGGCAGTTCAAGGACGGTAGTGGAATTTCTGTGcgctgcaaaagagaaaaagagatcATTTCGTGTATTTGTTGCAGAGGGTGCTCCAAGGTGAGACAAGAGGCTAATTACTTTGTCAGATACCAAAATACAGCTTCTAGTATGTTTCGGTTCCCAGTATTTCCCACTCTTTTAATTGATTCATCTTCCGCTAAAATCAGATATCAGGGACATACCCTCGCAAAAGAGCTGGTTACAAGGGGGCTTCAAACCACAGTAATTACCGATTCTGCTGTCTTTGCAATGATTTCCCGTGTGAATATGGTATGCAGTGATTGTGGCTTattgattattttcttttttaaattccaTCATGCTTTTCacttgattatttttttttccttttttaaggtTATTGTTGGAGCTCATGCTGTGATGGCTAATGGTGGGGTTATAGCACCTGTTGGATTGAATATGGTGGCATTAGCAGCTCAAAGGCATGCAGTCCCTTTCGTTGTACTTGCAGGAATTCATAAGGTCTGTTGGTGTCAAAACtcagttcaagcaataaattaCAAGATCAACTTGATTAATTTGCAGAGAATGGATGTAGTTACTACAGCTTGTAGTTCGTTTCAGAGCGAATGAACTTGAAGTTTTGGATATTACTTTTGATACATGAAAAGTAATAAGGAAGAGCTTGTAGATTTTTCTTGTGACAGAATACTAATATTGAGGTCATGGAAtttaaatgaaaaagaagatTTGAGCTGTGATGAAGTAAGCATGTTAAGTAAATGGCTAAAAAGCTAAATTCGAAGACATGTAACGAGAGTAGTAAAAATTCAACAGGTGCTTCTTCGGGATGCCGAGAAGTCTAATTGTTTATTTACCCCAGTGGATGGAAAAGGATGAAAGAACAAATAACCTTGGACAATTATTTAGAAATGATTGTAGGTTATATGGAGTTTCCAACAACCACATCTGAAGCTctggaaatcccttcattggCGATTGTTCAAATGCATCTCCAGGTTGCTATAATTGAAATCTGATTGCTGCTAGTGCTTATAATCAAATTGACTCTTTGGGAATTTTAAAGGCTCTTAGTTGACATGATTTATTGATTAGATTGATAATAAGTGCTCCATCATGGAACTCGTAGAAAATCTTTTTCTGAAATATTTTAGGCGATTAATGATAGAATTCTGTTGCATGTTTGATTTTATCCAAAGTTATCATTCTCAAGCAGTTTAATATTTAGAATATGTTCTCTCACCTGAATAACAGTGTCTCTATTATGATTAATGATGTGATCCTATATATGTGTGCGTCTGTGTGTAGGTTCATCTGCAGTTAGCATTCCTATGCAGTGTAATTTACTGAATATTGTTTTTTTCCCCCCTGACCTCATCATGAAACAATTCTATTCTTGTGATTCCTGAAAGAATTCAAGCGGAAAATATGTTTACATTTAAGTGCAGTTAGCATTCTAAACTAGTGTGGCCTCACTTGTTTTGTGGATGGGATAAAGGAGTCATACCAGGATTAGTTATCCTGAGGTGACTCATTTTTCATTTGTTCATCTATGTAAAATGGTTGTTTGGAGTTTGGATAGTGTTATATTGTTCATGCATTTTTGGACGTCCAATATTATGGCTGGTAAGTATGGAAATGATTTAATATAACATGGTTGTCTGAAAATAACTTTGAAAAGTCATTTTATCACATAAAGCTGTCTTCCTACGATAAATAGTACTACCTTCCCTCTGGGATTATTAATTTAGAATAAATGGGATTGGTAAAATCATCCAAACAAAGGATGACATGAGATTAGTAATCCTATCCTTTTTTTTCCAATGAACCAAATGGACCCTGTTTTAGAGCTACAAATAAAGTAGTGAGTCAATTCAGTTAGTTTCTATGTAATGAAGAATGTTTTGCCTTTTCATCTTAAAAATACCAGCAATGAATATTTGGAATGTGCCAATGAGAATTGTTCTGATTTACTTCTTTGGATTGAAGATGTAAAATGTTAAAATGAAGTTAAAAATGTGAATGTCGAATCTGTTAGTGTGTGTTTATGATCAATGAGCTCTAATGTGCAGACTGAAGGCACTTATGAATGATATGTTTTCCTTGTCTATTAAGGATAAACCATCTCAACcatgttttcttgttttgtgaAAAGAAGGTTGACAAAAAAATGGGTGATCCACAAAGCATATGTCAATGAGCTGAAGCTATGTCCTGAAGTATCAAACCGAATTTCGTTATCTATTGTCACATTGTCACCTATTTAAGTACTTCAGAGAACCAATTGATGGTGGAATTGTTGAAAAagaccttctagcttcctttcATGTCTTGACTAATCTAAACAACCTCATAGTTGAGCTGGCATCAATTTCCTAATGGCAGAGGAGTTTAAGTGTACTAGGTAGAGTGATTTTATAGTTAAAAACTGCACCTCatgtttctttctttgcttcCTCATGTGTGCTTATTTGATAGAGTTCTACACTTCATGCTTAAAAATGTCTTCCAGCCCTATTATTCTAGTAATAAAGGTAGGAGGGGGTACCTATTCCCCTCTGAAGATTCTTGGCAATAACAAGATGACTTGTATGTATgtgataaaattgaagtttctCTGGTATGCTGGTTCACTTTCTGTTATCTAGAGTTTAATGAAATAGTTATTAAGATGTCTATGATGTAGAAAGTTTCATGTTGCAAAAAATTCTTCAAGGGAAACCACATTAATTTGATTGAGTTTTgctgcagggcagaattttattttttttgtttgagtaAATGGAGTGTGTGCTAAGATGCAGTTCTATGTTTCATATATGTCCTTTATTTTTGCTGGGGAATAGCATTTACAAGACAACCTCAGAATTGTGACCTGGCTTTAGAATCAGGCAAGAGATAATTTAAAACATCTtagtttaattggattttttcCTAAAATGGTTGGGCTGTCTCTAGTACAGCATCTGCAGAAGTGTTGGTTAGCACATTCAGAAAGCCAACAACCAAGTTAAATGACTTGTTTTATGAATTTGTACTTGGTGGATGAGGTCCACTTATCAGAATATAATCATTTTTCTGGTTGTTGGAATTATTCTGAAtcttttgaaaggaaaaatgctATTTGTTGCCTACTGAGTGGCACCATTCTTGGATAGCTACCACACTCAACAGAAAGTTTATCTAGTGTGGGTATGACATTTTGCTTCTTAAAGTTATGCATAGCCtaaagaaattattttaagtAAACGAAGGCAAGATGCAACTTTGGATATAAGTTAAAAGTAATGAAGGGGAGTTTTCTTTATGTGAGGTCAGTCCAAAATGCTTGACACATCAAAACTGGGGGAGATCTCTGATCCAAGTTGTCCTTGCCTACAGAACCACCTATTAATCATGAGTATTTTCTCCTTCATATAAGGGGTAATACATAACTGACCATTCTGTGAGatataaaaaattgaacaaatgATAAAAGCTTTTGAACGTAATGGATAATAAAAATCATATTTGGGTTGTTATGGATAGTAGAGTTTGTGTTTCATATCAAAATCTGTCTGCAGAAGGAAATCATGGCGAGACTCTGGAAACTGATCATAAAAGAGCATGGTACCAAAATTCAGCAGGTGATGTATCGAAGACTAACTCTTGGTTGAAGAGTAAACAAACGATTTTGTGTtagtaaagaaaaataaagttgagGTGAACTGTGAAATGCAGAATCAATTGCAAAAATAAATGAGAAGATTACCttgctcttttttgtttttggcccAGTAATATCTTTTCATGTTATATACGATCATGAAATAGTTATGGGTTTTGCGTCTTATATGAGATGGTTAGCGCACATGGCTTTGATGGGTTTTAGAGAAagcttttcttgcatttcttttGTACAGAGAGTCAGTAGGAAATTTCATTGATAATATCTAGTATATGCAATGTCTTGTTTTAACTGAATGCTTGCAGTGTACATAATCCTTTAGAACCAATGCTGATAAAATTGTTGCTCTGCTATTTCATAGAACAAGATTAAATTCTTTTTGGGTCTTTGATATAAATTGATTTACCTTCCACAAGGTCATTTCCAATTATGTGGAGTATCCCCGATCTTTCTTTTTCGGTTTAAAATATATTGTTCTGAACTTTGTTGTCTGATTACAGAAAGCGGCTTCTTACACTTTCAATTATTTAACAAATAATGACAACcttggctccatttttcttgaaacAGTTAATTATAGTAGTATTTTGAAATCGGTTTCTTTTTTATTCTGATTTATTCTATGCAATTATCTCTAAAATGTTTTTGGAGTTAAATCTTTCGTGGGTCTAAATAACATGTTATTGAGTGGCTTCACGGGTTCGTCAATTCTTTTGCCTAGAATAGAGTGTTTGCTGTGTAAAGAGTGCAATGGGCATTTTCAGAAGGGTTTAGTTGGTGGTGTGGATTGTTATAGTCTGTAGTAGTGAACTAGCGATGAGCTCTAGGAAAGATGTTTGTCAGATAGCTTTATCCACTTTTGTTGTGCAATTGATTTGTGTATAGAAAAGTATGTAGCTGTTTGTTTAGCTGTTTATAATGAAATATAGCTGTCCATCTAACTTTTTAACTTCGGTCTTGAAACTGCTTCACTGTTGACCAAAAATTCTCCGTATATGCTGTTTATATTCTGTTTATGTTCTTGTGCAGTGCACTGGAGTTTTCATCCACCTGTAAACTGGCTAATTTGACAGTCCGGGCAGAGCTTGGTTGCTGCCTGCTTCATAGGAGTGGAAGGCTAATAATCGATAGCTGTATTCTTCAGTGTGAGTCAAATCCATTGGACCATCTCTCATATGCAATAGTGAGCACAGCCAGTGCCACTGAGTACGAGGTAGTGCCATCTGCTGTAAAGAGCTGCAGTGACAGTGTGTCTGTTTCCCAAACTAGAATTGAGGGAGGTGCTAAGGCTGTTTTAGCCAGTGGGGCTCTTTCATTGCAGCAAGTTCGTGTAATTTATGCACGGGCTTCTGTCTTTTTCTGGTTTGACATGGAGCATCAACAACAATAATCACTAACCATGTTGTAATTGGAGGAGTTAGATCGTGTATTTAGTCTGAAGTTGATGCTACTGGAGGCCGATTATGTTGctcatcattttattttaattctcgTTGGAATTTATTATTCCAATTGCTTGGTTGCTGTTGCATTTAAGACGTACAACTCATTTTCTTActgtaatatatattattttgctCTTCA containing:
- the LOC140035332 gene encoding uncharacterized protein; the protein is MPDVHALVNDFLIKLKKRKIEGSKATAKVTAEVLRSFISQQRLPNTNQAGALIDAVKAVGEQLIAANPVELAVGNVVRRVLHIIREEDLSLTAAAIGGLSLSAGSDDEDDVGHDEHPALSAAAVAAAARSTLRPPSLQTLLEDVPHTAAVPHTSSSGGDSEGKSKSADKNSSTKRLKHNVIEAVNELIQDIVTCHEQIAEQAVEHIHQNEVILTLGSSRTVVEFLCAAKEKKRSFRVFVAEGAPRYQGHTLAKELVTRGLQTTVITDSAVFAMISRVNMVIVGAHAVMANGGVIAPVGLNMVALAAQRHAVPFVVLAGIHKVCWCQNSVQAINYKINLINLQRMDVVTTACSSFQSE
- the LOC140035659 gene encoding F-box protein SKIP5-like produces the protein MDNKNHIWVVMDSRVCVSYQNLSAEGNHGETLETDHKRACALEFSSTCKLANLTVRAELGCCLLHRSGRLIIDSCILQCESNPLDHLSYAIVSTASATEYEVVPSAVKSCSDSVSVSQTRIEGGAKAVLASGALSLQQVRVIYARASVFFWFDMEHQQQ